TTCAACATTTCCAAAAACCTCCACATtccattttttcaaatcatttttcaaaagtttcagtTTATTGGCCAAAACAAAACTCGAAGCTCCTAGGACATTATAAGATTCCCACCAAGCTCGCACCCTCTCCACGAACCCTTCACTTTtaagccacatattctcaaatctaaacAGCCTCCTACCTCTCTAAAAGGAACCACCCTCAAGAACAATCGGGAAGTGATCAGATAACAGCCTAGGCATTCGTCGTTAAGAGACCGATGGAAACTTATCCTCCCAAtctgcaaaaaacaaaaatctgtcCAGCCTAGCCTTTGAAGCAACTTCACAAGTATTAGACCAAGTGAAAGATCCCCCTTGAAGCGGAATATCAATGAGGCCttgctcaaaaataaaattggaaaactCCCGCATAGCACCAGTAAAAGAGGTAGAACCAACGCGCTCAGAAGGGAATCTTACCACATTAAAGTCACCACCCACACACCATGGAACATTCCACCAACTGCTCAAACCAAATAATTCCTCCCATAATAACATTCTGTCTCTCAGAGAGTTAGGACCATATATGCCagtaaattgttgaaaaaaagtTTTGCTTTTTGTCTTCGTTTTTGTGGAAATAATctagcttttagcttttttgtAGTAAACTAGCCTTTAGCTTTTTGTAACACATTTAATACAGAAGTTACCAAAAATCATATCTTTTAATAACACTATGCAAACAAGCTACTAGAAATAAGCAAAAGCCAAACACACCTAAGCAAAAGACAATGCCTAGTTAAAGATTTTGTTATGTGTAAACTCTCGCTTTCTCTTGCTCTTGTTATGTGCATAGATTTTTCTTGTTGCAAAGGATTTTGGAGCTCGGCCTGCCTACCTATTTGCCGTTCTCCACCCAGAGAGGGTCTTAGGGGTTGTAACAATAGGATCGCCTTACATGCCAAAACGCTCTACATTCCTAAAATACCTACCAGAAGGCGTCTACATTTCAAGATGGAGGGTATATCTATACTTTCCCCAATTAACATTCGGCTATTATTTCACCAATGTTGCCTGCTTGCAATCCTATGTTATGACCTTTTTTTAGGAACCTGGGCGGGCAGAAGCTGATTTTGGACGCCTTGATGCTAAAACAATAGTTAGGAACATTTACATCCTCTTCTCCCGAAGTGAAATACCAATGGCTGCTGAAAACCAGGAGATCATGGATTTAGTAGACTCATCTACTCCTCTTCCCCCTTGGTTCACAGAGGAAGATCTTGCAACATACGGAACTTTGTACGAGAAATCTGGATTCCAAACTGCATTGCAAGTTCCTTATAGGTAATTGCACTCATCGTATTTTACACAACAGTAACCAAAAGTTATTGTGTAACTACCGCACCTCCTGTACTATTGCAGGGTTCTGCTTCTCTACTATTACTTTGTATATTgtcaatatatatttattaaccTGTCACAGGTCACTTCTGCATTTCTTGGTGTAGAAATGTTACCATCATTTGTTTAAACTCGAATAAAATGGAGGTGGCATATTTGTGGATTGATGTGGTCCGTGTGACTGATTGCAACAGACCTGAAATTGCAATTGGCAGTTGCATTACCTGCTAAATAGGCAGAGTTGTAACTCATATAAGTGGATACGTGCTAatgatttttgttgtgattttgcaTCTATAGGTCCATAGGTGAAGACTTCAACGCAACAGATCCAATAGTTAAAGTACCAGTGCTTCTGATTACGGGTGGCAAGGATTACTCCTGCAAATTTCCAGGGATGGAGGATTACATAAATAGTGGAATGAAAGAATTTATCCCCGATTTGGAGATCAAATTATTGCCGGAGGGAACCCACTTTGTTCAGGAGCAATCACCTGATGAGGTGAATCAGCTGATTCTCACCTTCTTTGCCAAGAATGTCTGATGATGGAAACCTCAACTACGGTTATTGTCAAAGTGTACCCAAAGTTTGACTTGAGGTTTTATGTGTGTACTTCTAAAATCTGAAAGACAGTGGTGTAATATCAAAAACCAAGCATTTGAAGTGTGCCTTAGAAATGCTAAAACTCTGTTTAATGTCGCATGTAATTTATGTTTCTAAATTTAATAAGATGGTGTACACATTCCTATCACTCTTCTTGTCCTTAGAATAGTCTATTGAAATGGTAAAGCTCCTTTTGTTTCGGCGTACAATACTTTTTGTtggaaaactgaaaaatatttgtgccataaataacaattttaattCACCACTTTCAAATATTGAgatataataactaaaatcaaCCTAAAGAATTAATCAAAGTCAAACTTATAAGCACAATCATTTAATCTCATATTCGATGTTTTGAAGGTATTATgctcatttaaattttaaatgctGTTTTGGTCATTTGCAAGTGTGGGGAGATTTTAATAGTTCTGGTCGTTTAGaaggtattttttattttttagattttattgttCATTCATTTTAATAGACTAGATAATGTCTCGCGCAATGCAGGAATGCTTtgtaatttattagaaaataatttttatttttttaagaccCATACATAATAAtcattttgttatataatatttatgatGCTGTCCATAATATTGTTGAATgctttgaaacttaattttcttaattcatattttataatttttccttATCCTAGATGTAGTTTTCGACTATTGAGTGAGTTTTCATTACTTTTATATCTGTATATAAAAGATTGGATAAATATAAGATCGGTAGTTATTAGAAATTTCTAGGTGTCTATacattattataaatttaatatttaaaataataaaataacatctAGATAAAATGTAGACTTTATTTCTAAAACCGAATACTTCCTCAACCACTTCATTCTCACCAccatatcccaagactctaaccTCAAACACTTTGTTCGTAATTTAAATGAACCAAAATTAATTGTGTACCAACATAAAGAGAACgtaatcaaacaaagaaaaattggcTAAATATACTTGCATTTATCAATATTTAATTACCTCTAATAGGACctttataacatttttcaaaagaaaacaaaaataaaaacaaagagaatgttaaaattcaagaaatgtATAAGCTAAAATTGGGAGAACTGATCTTGTATTACAATTGTATATCAAAACTGtaacaacaaattaaataatttgaaactaATCGTAACATATTGCAACTATAATTAACAACTTTAACAAAAGTAATCAAAAAGATACAGGTGGATCAGTGCTATACGTGAAAGACACATgagaaagaatataaaaattatgtgaaGAACTACTTAATTGTAGTTTTGATGGAGAGAACTAGCAATATGATTGTGGTTTGTACACCATTTTCACACTATTCTTGAATAGTTGCAACTAAACTTGAGGTTGCAACTAAAGCTGAGATAATCTTAATTCACAAcaaagaaaattccaaaataatcatcattttttacttttgtggTCAAGGCTTATACCAATACCACACTAAATAGTAGTAAACAATGACAAAGAAACCAAGAAATTATGAGggctaaaacaaaataaaaaagcaccTAAACTATTGCATGAAAATGAAAGGCTATAGGTAAGTGTATGTATAGTAGCAGAAGTGCAAGAAGTGAAAATGGTGAATGGAAACACAAAATGTTTTGTGCCTTGTGAGAGAGGAAAGTCTTGAAATTGAAcccaagaaaataaagagtcattattttttaaattttaattaatcctTATCTATAGTGTGGCACTTGAGAAATGTCCTGATAcaataaatcaaagaaaataaagagtttttatcttttgaattttaattagtcCTTATCTCTGATGTGGCACTTGAGTAAAGAATTTATGTGAACAAAttccttgtaaaaaaaaagtgtcatatGCAAGAACCCCATGCTCTCCCACATGAGGTTTCTGATTTTATAATATACTAGTCGCAAACATGTGCTACACACAATAACCTACCTGTTTGTGTGGTAGACTTtattagggacatattttatataattggctaatcctttgacaaaaaaCACTTtgcttgtaattgggtagatttaggatgtgtttagtacttcaagaaacatgttattcaagccaagtattaaagccatgaagattggaccaagaaataagtgaagaaaagatGTTCATTAAAGTTCGATAGATACCTCAACAGAAACATATCTATCGAGATTAAATGAATGAAACTTGACAGAAGCTTGACAAAAGCCTATTTATCGAGATCTACGAAATCAAAATTTCCAGATCCAATTTTCAGCCCATTCTgaaatatttgtgtagggtttcttttctcacaaccctaaacatatataaggcttattttagtgGCCTTCACAATGGGCATGCAcatagagaacatatgaaaaagtgaccGAGTGTCTTATTCTCTCTATAGAAGCAACTGCGTCTTTgtgtcttagggttttgtatccaagtacttcttgatcttcattgttgatgaagtgaagaattttgtggCCAAAAATATCTTCTTAGAAAAAGTTACTGGGTTAGTCATGTAGGAAAAATACATGTtcgtatcacatacaaaacatacgcagcagaaaattaacaaatctacttcattcgcaattgataacatgtactatgtaaatttcagagttcaagaacaagagagcgtaccttgatgtggtgaaattcaaaaccaaagattagaagtacttgggaacacttttaatcttcactccaattccacttaatgcccaagaagtgtggtatctcaatcagtttccaatggagaataatagagtggcttacactcacatacaccatttcacaattgtgctagccttttgggccattccaattgggctctagtatgtggcttggagtgggaccaaaagggaacaaataagacactagctccaatggtcctagggcttttctgtcaactcttgataagtccaaagttatcagtaattatatttaataccactatataaatataattgcactctaggcctcattaataaattatatcccaagactttattatatatgcaaccccttcataagatattcgtagtaatacgaagtcatgaatgtaaactgccactttaaagattactacatcttaatccttgagtacttggtttaatcatttaagttattcatcatatatttatgaaatccaatttcattaatatatacttgagtaactccttactaaagtggttaggcctaacactctgaataaccaaactcattaaacttatctcaaaggaatattttatatctccgttaagtaattatgaattccatcttgaaaatatatgttccatcaatactaaatgtggctgcccaacatactaaagttttgattgtgactttagatctcactcctgctAATAGtaaattctcgggagtggtgaccttaaaatcatccggtgaggtttttgtctcggaggtttttcccattcgtaaacaaatcaccatgtgaactttattttctgctgcattttattttatttggtgaTATGTTCGTGCTGccatgtacattgcatgttaatttgattaattaataaacttgggtaattaatcatcACAAGGGTTCAacacatttttggcctatcaagtgctATCAGAGCGAGCACactctaattagattttaatctttgttgtgtgatccgttgacccctgtttgtcatggatagaggacagtcacttaTCATACCTCCTCTATTTAATGGTACTaattatgcatactggaaagtacgcatgagagctttcttgcagtctctagatgagaaagtgtggcaagctatggagataggctggaccaagccaaaggaagcgtcgGCCAATTaagatgatgctaagatcaaggtggcaaacttcaacagcagggtaTTGAATGtcttattcagtgcggtcactaatgaggagttcaagaagatatcctccactgaaactgcaaaggaagcatgaaccattctctagacaacctatgagggaacaaaggctgttaAG
The sequence above is drawn from the Castanea sativa cultivar Marrone di Chiusa Pesio chromosome 5, ASM4071231v1 genome and encodes:
- the LOC142633528 gene encoding epoxide hydrolase 3-like; its protein translation is MDEVQHKFVDVGGLKLHVAEIGTGPNVVLLLHGFPEIWYSWRHQMIALATAGFPAIAPDHRGYGLSEPPPQPDKASFADILTDLLNLLDALQIAKIFLVAKDFGARPAYLFAVLHPERVLGVVTIGSPYMPKRSTFLKYLPEGVYISRWREPGRAEADFGRLDAKTIVRNIYILFSRSEIPMAAENQEIMDLVDSSTPLPPWFTEEDLATYGTLYEKSGFQTALQVPYRSIGEDFNATDPIVKVPVLLITGGKDYSCKFPGMEDYINSGMKEFIPDLEIKLLPEGTHFVQEQSPDEVNQLILTFFAKNV